The DNA region TAAAAACCACTTTGAACTCGAATGACTCAGAACACAAACCTTCACCAAGACATGTTGTTTAATCTTCTTAATTCAAGCTCAacatatttggttgtatttgttttcctttaaattCATACTTATCTCCAGGATCATGCAAAACCTACCCAACCATTTCCCATGAAGCTCCAGGAGGGGAGAAGCACGACTTTTGGATTAGATTACACTTTAATGTCAGATTCTCTTATGAAGGTCTTTCATCCCAGGACTTCCACTGCCTCACGTAAAGACGAAATATGTAATTATACTACAGAACAAAAAAGATTGGTGTGGATTGGTTCTTGATCAGAGGGGAATGATATTTAAGTGTaacttggtgcagatctaaataaagtaaagctcattttcccctgctacttagtctatagggtttttatattgtacggcctagggggtagagtggtcattcTCCAACAATAAGGTTGGCAGTTCAATCGCCCCATCTGCGTGCCGAAATGACCGTGGCAAAATACCGAACCCCTAAAATTGGCAGAACCTCAACCACctattcattgcacaatatTACACAAACTGCCAAAAAAATCAATGATCCATGAGGTGTGCAGTTCGCTTTTGCACAGgaagtaaataaattaaacaaattaaagtaaGGCCGTACTTATTCACTTGTTTTGGTCATGTGACCGGATCCAGACTTTCTGGAAGGGGGTACACTCTGTAATTCAGGAGGTCACGGGTTAAATATTTTTGCTGACTTCTTCTTTGTGTCTCCTCAGTCATACCCTAGACAATCTCTTTGATGCGGACACCAAATCTCTGTTGATAATTCTTTTATTTCTggctaaaaaatgtattttgctgaGGTGGTCAACTCCCCAGGTCCCTACAGTCGACATGTGGATATCACAGatttctgctctttttcctATTGAGAAGTTGACTCATGACCTCAACCACAAATCAGTCAAGTTTTGGAGGATCTGGGAACCGGTGCATTCCTTCTTACAGAAACCATAACTCAAAAACTTTTCCTGGAAGGGGAGGCCTAACtgccttttatattttattttcattttattttgtttcatttcattcatttttatactCAGTGCAACATTTACTTGCCTGTCTCCTGTCATCCTGCTGATTGtgtatacatgtatgtatgtatgtttgtatgtgtgtatttatatatatatatatgtatgcatgtatgtatgtatatatgtgtgtgtgtatgtatgtgtatatatatatatatgtatgtgcaaAGATATATATTGCAGTGCTCACTGTTTGTTTGGGGTgggatttctgttgttttgttgtctgtcttgtttttctaaatttttGTACtcataaaaccaataaaaagagtattaaaaaaaaaattaaataaatgaaaagtaaattttcaccactttctaatttttatgcaaattttggtaagaatttgagcatgttaaagctcTCAAAAAGCCAGTTTGCCTGAATAatatccttacaatttcaataggccTCACTGTCAGTGCCCGGGCCCTAAATATGGAGAacatttaaagggactgttcGGCCTTGGTTGAGGAGTTTCCTCCACCATGACTAAACTCATATGACTAAAATATGAAACCTGCATAAAATTAGGTTGTCAAAGGTTTGAAATTGTAATTTTTAGAAACTATTGCCAAAAAACATCTATATATATACCTGTCAATATATCAGAAGTTTTTATTCCTCCCCAATACCTGCTCCCAAAATTCCATATCTGTGGTTAGCTATAATCTGCAGTCTGCCAGGggacaaacattttaattaaatttgaagAAAAGAATGTTTGAAGTTATAAAATCTCTCAAACCCAAGTTGGAGAAACCTTAACTAAAATATATTGAATTCTTGATATTAGATGTGTTTGGACATGTGAGCAATGAGGAGTACAAGCATTTTCCAGGAAATATTTATTAAGTCAGAAAGTAAGAAAATAGCAGCATTCCTGtgtaaatgaaaagaagatACACATATTTACACTTCGGTGAAAGacaaaaccagtgaaaacatGAGCCAGTTGAGGTTTAAGCAGTGACGGCGTCGTGCTCCTTGAACACGATGGTCTTGGGGTTGATTCCCACGCTCTCGGTGGTGTTGTGAGTCTTGTAGATGCCGATGAGGCGATCTGCGATCTCGAACATGTTGTTCCTcagagagatgatgatgaacTGAGCGTTCTTTGTTTGTTCctgcaaagaaagagagaaatgaacTAAAGTTACAGATCTGAAGAGAGATTGtgatttgggattttcttcTCAGTTGAGGATTATTTAGTTAAAAACTGCAACAGAGTTGCTGTCAAATAGGGAAGTTAAGAATGAAGCTTAGTCATTGTTACACAACAACGCTGGGTTCTCATGAGTCTGTGATACTGATCAACTCAGCATTTCCTCATATGAACAAGCTAATGTAATTCAATTAAAATACTGTTATCATccaacagcagctctgtgttcaTAGGTTTAATGAAGGACATGAACAGTAGGCAGATGCTTGTAAATGATCCTTTCTACTACAAATGTACTTTTATACTTTAGTGAGAGATTTAGAACATAACATGCAACTTGTCGGGCCACATTACACACGGTCATACTCACATAAATGTAACAGGCAACAATGGAGACGTTCTTGAAATCTAGAGCAGCATCTATCTCGTCCATGAAGTAGAGCGGTGTGGGTTTGTAGTGGTGCAGAGCAAACACCAGGGCCAAAGAGCTCagtgtcttctctcctcccgACAGGTTAAAGATCTTCTTCCAGCTCTTCTTTGGGGGACGAACACTAGAAACATCACAAACAATCAGTGTCGAAATCAAAGATGGGATCTTTGACCAGAAAAGAGTCGACAGGAACCTGAAAGGAAAAGCTACCTGAACATGATGCCCTCAGAAAAGGGGTCTAAGCTGTCgaccagctccagctctgcGTCCCCGCCCAGCGTTAGCATCTGGTAGTTTTCCTTCAGCTTGTTTGTGATCATGTTGAATCCGGTCATGAACTCGTTGAGTCGCCGCTTGCGCAGTTCCTCGTAGCCGCGCTTGAACTGGTCCCTCTCGGTCGTGATCTCGTCCAGCTGAGCCACTCGCTGCAGGTACAGCTCCTCctggaaacacaaccacacaatgaCACTGTTAAATATATCGGCTATATTATGTCTGCATTTGTTAGACAGATTACGCTAAAACTACAATACAGATATTCATGAAATGTTGTGAAGGGATGGGGCATGATCCAATGAAGATCCCGTTAAAATTTGGAATGGATCTGGATTGGGTAAGTCgtggatttttgtttttcaactttctttaacatggtgaaATAGAGTAGTAGCCTTCTTGTTTTTAACAAAAGCTGAAACACAGTTCCTAACTTTGTTTCTCATCGTCCCTCACTTGTAGTTGCTTATAGCCTCATAATGTTTAATAAATGCTTGAAGTGAATTTACAGTGTTAGAACAGGAAGCCGGTTCTTGTGAGTTCTCACCTTCTTCTTGTATTCCACGATGGCGCCGAGGTTTGGCTTCATCTGAGCGCACTGCGTCTCTGACCTCATCATCTTGTTGATGATGACATTGGGATTAGAGATTTCTTCAAGTTCGGCAGGAGTGAGAACAGGAAGTTCCTCGGCTGGTTTGTCTTCAATCGTGTGAAGGGACAACTTGCTGGCCTGAAGAGCGGAAACGACAATAATTAATCCCAGCAAAAACATAATGAGTTTACCTACACGTCtgtgacagaaacatctgtAACTTCCACCTATCTGACAAATAAATCCCATCAAACACCAGtttacaggaaataaaaatatgtatctAAACATATAATTGATTCAGAAAATCGCAGATTCAAATTCGTGGATGTACTTGACTAATTACAcctgtcaaattaaaacaaagctcCAAAACTGAAATGATAAATCAAAACATCAGTGAATTATTACATTATCTTCATTGTTTTGAAGCATGTTTTCTCTCCACTAGACGTCCAGTCTTACTTTGCTGAGTATATATAGTTTATTTCCTCATAATAACAATTACTTAATAATATATGAACCAATAAAAGCTATAGAGAcataaataccccccccccacactcattTCCCCTCCCACCTCTTTCTGCCAGTGTTTgatcttgttgttgtgttcggTGATGGTCGTCTCGATCTGCTCGACGCGGAGCCGGACGCTGAGGGACTCCTCCTGCAGAGcgtgctcctgctgctgcagagccttGATCTCCTTCAGCACCCCCTGATACTGCTCCTGCACCTCGGGGAGCTCCGCCTGGAGGACGAGGGAGAACACAGTGGTGCTCAACTTGATTCAGTGTTCCCTTAAGATTCATTTAGAGTATGTGATTTTACAGAGCTACAGCAAGAAGAGGATACGATATTTATGAGATCAAAGATATAAGTTTATAAAACTGTCACTACTCTAGTGGGAACCACTGGCACACTTGGCCAAATATTCAACAGAGGGTGTTTATCATGCATAGGTGAAATGTATCAGTTTCTTTGGCtttaaaaccatatttaaaaaacagtgtttcAACAGTTTATTCATGTTGGAGCTTTTCATCAGAgcgttttctctttttctgttgaAGCAGGaaagtgtttaaaatgtgcaaaCCTCCGCCTCCTGACACGCCTTCATGACctccccagcctcctcctcgAGCTTCTTCAGTTGTTCTGTGAACTCGGCCATGGACTTCCCGTTCTCCTCGAGCTCAAGCTGCACACGACTCACACTCTCCTCACACTTCTTCAGGTTGCTGCAGACAAGACACACAGATATTAAgccttgtgttgttgtgattagtgtgtgtgtgtgtaaaactgcTGACAGTGACACACTCAGTCATAACGAAAGGGTTATTGAGTGAGTAACGGTGGGTGCTGTGGccccctttttttgtgtgtgtgcagacacagGGATTTGCAGTACCCAGCTAGTATAATGGCTCAGTTCATTTATTAACTCCACTGGTCTGAACTGGTTGGACAGTTCAAGAAGCTAAACAGGCCACAGCACCTTCAGCCGTCACTGTGGTTTCACTTCCACAGACTTCAGCCTCTCCTGAGCACAGGATCAATCTTAATGTTCCTGATCCTATCGATTAGACGTCTTACTGATAATCTCAAAGAAAACGATGACTAAACCCGGGAGGTAAAGAAGTTTAGTGGATGTTCCTGTAACCTAATGGGTCTTAGATGCGATGGACACATTGTGCATCAGTTCCTCACCGGTCAGCTGTCTTAATGGCTACTTGGGCCTTGGTGATGGTGGAGGAACAGTCGTCCAGCTCCTTGTTGACCTTGTCAAGCTTGTCCTGCTGAGCCTTTAGCTTGTGGCTGTTGATGTCTACAATCAGGTTGTGGAGCCTCTTCACCTCATTTTCCACTTTTCCAGCTTTACTAGAAGCTGCATCGAAGTCTGAGAGAGCAAGAGGTGGAGTGGAgtgacagaacacagagaggaacaaAATACAACAGTTAAATTCATGTTAGAGAGTCTAATTAATTCGCAAGAATCTGAAACCATTTTCTGACATGAATTCCAGGAAGAATATTCCAAAGTAGCCTCTGGGTAGAGGAGACAGGAAGCGGAttaattctgctgtggaaatcccacatttatgttttcatcaaaataGTATCGTCAAAAGCTCTTGActctcgttgtctttccaagttgacaccATTTGTCGTCGTTCTCTAATGTCctgcttctctttttcatcctgagatactTTAATACTGTTTCGTTTCGAGGTAGAAATGTCATCACTACACCCACTCACTCGCTGGgaattttcctgctgtattcccACATGGACTCACTCCGGACATTTTACTAGGGGGCTGGAAGGAAAAGTTACATAAAATGTCGGCAGCAACGGACacttgcgttctcacatacagcccccacggaaaatttcaggaaaatgtccagagttcagtgaatgtctgaaagcagtttaagTGGTACAAGTTTAGGTCTATTTAGACACTAAAACTAGTaacaataaaatagaaatttttgaaaatcaaaaatgttaatgtcaatgttatgttatgttgaGTGTAATCCTTCCCACAAATTACAACTAATGATTACCCTTGGATTCtatattatttttgataaactATGTAACAATCAATATCTCTATTTTGCTTCCTCCAGGAGGATCCCACCTTTCTTGAAAGCATCCTGACTCTTCTCCATCTGCTTCTGCTTGGCCTTGTCCGGGGCAGCTGCGATCACGTTAGCCTCGAGCTCCTTCATCTGACGTTTCAAGTGAGTCTCCTGGTCAGCAAGACtctgagagaaggaaaaaaggaaaattgtcagtcacacaaagaaaagtttTTATAAATTTAAGTTGGCTGTGAATTGTAGAGTTTATTACTGCGCTCCAGACAAATGAGTAGGACAGGAAAATATTGAATGAAAAGGTATCTTATGTACAGTCATGCTTTTGGCGTATTTTTCCAGGGTGTTCTTCATGTCCCGGAGCTGCGGCCGGAGGCGCTGGATGTTCTCCTCGAGCTGCAGCTTTCTCTCCTGGCAGCCCTGCAGCTTTGACACTTTCTCGCTCAGCTTGCTCTCCATACGATCGAGCTGCAGAGAACACATGAAGATCATCAAGTCTCGAACAAGCTGTGGTGGTTATATGACAGAAAGGCTCGTATTAATCTGGCGTCTTAAAATCACAAGAGCAAAATAAAACCTCAGCTCTCCGAGTTTACAGCAAGAATTATTTATGAAGCTTACTTGAACCACTTGGAGTGGAGCAAATAAAGAGAGCGAATAACAACATAGTTTAACAGAAGTACGAACTAAATGGTCATTTCCAATTGTTAATCTCTAGCTTCTTGGTTTATAATCAACATATTCACAAAATTAACACTCTGATAGACGCAGTAATTAAATGATGCAGTATTTCTCATctaaaacaaatataacatCTAATATGCTATCTGAGTTCATGTGTTAACAGATGGATGAGAATTTCAAGAAAAGGTTTAGTTAAAATGTGAATCTGACTGCTTGAACAGTTTTCTACTTCAGGATAAACAACCGGCTCTTAGTTGTGTCTTTtgccctcacctcctcctgggAGACCTCAGTGCCGAGACAAGAGCCCATCCTGCCCTTcatcactcttcctcctccagtcaTGGTACCTGTCAATTACACAACGCAccacagagatgaaaacatatgtAGAAAGAACTGTATTGAAAGAATTTGAAAGAACTACAACACATGCAGACATCACAAACAAATATTCCACCAAAACATTTCTCTTAAGAAAACCCTATTTTGAAAGTGTGTTAAATGAATGTTAAACATAACAAAGAcctatcaaaatgtatttaagacaCAGTACATAACTCTTGAAATATTAAGACTTTTTAGAGCCTTAAATTCTGATGATTCAATTTCAGACTTGCAGAAACACTgggtaaatatttataatattcaaGTAGAAAGTCCAAACtacatgagaaaataaaaaaataaaaaacatgagctatgtttaaattatgaaagaaatagaaaatcaCCCACCAGCCATCTCAATGATCTGTCCCCTCAGGGTGACCACTCTCCAGCGCTTGTCCTTCTGGAAGGCCATTCTCGTGGCTTGCTCCATGTCCTGGGCCACCAGCGTGTCCCTGAGGGCAAAGTAGAAAGCTGGAAGCACGCTCTGATCTTTCACTCGCACCATGTCAAAGAGACGAGGACACTCCTCTGGAGTTCGAATGGGAGCCATGTTCCTCTCCCAAGTCTTCATCTGAAAAAAGGGATGGGATGAGAAAGAGTGTGTTACAGAAACCACTAATTGTATTGAATGAATAATTAGTCCAACGGAACCTCTCCAAGTGGTTAAAGAGACTTCTAGACTGAGTAGGATTGCCTTTACCTTGTCGAGACCAATGAAGGTGGCGACCCCAATGTTCTGCTCTTTGAGAAATGTGACACATTTCTGAGCTGTGTCGATGGTATCCACCACAATGTTGTCCAGAGCGCCACAGCTAGAGGAGATAGCCACATCGAACTTCTCTTCTATGGCTCCGAGGTCTCCCTAGAAGCACAAAAAGAGTTCAGAAAAAAACCTACTGTAGGTTTCTGGTTTCTATTCCACATAATGAatccttgaaaaaaaaagatcattaATGAATTCCCTGCTGAGTAACCCTTTATATTAATATCACTTTTTCTTTACCAATCTTCCAAAGATGCCAGGGATTACGcccctcttcttctgctgcatgAGCGCATCCAGGACCTTTCCTCGACTGCGGTTGGACGACAGAGAACTCTTGGCTTCATCCACCTTCTGCCTCATTTCCCTCACCACTTCTCTGGTGTCATTATCCATCTTCATCAGCTGCTCCAACTCTCCCTCGTCCTGCAGAGAGTGGGAGTAATTCAAGGAAAAGTTCACATAAT from Platichthys flesus chromosome 4, fPlaFle2.1, whole genome shotgun sequence includes:
- the smc4 gene encoding structural maintenance of chromosomes protein 4 is translated as MPSKTAKGSSTASAKPRGKGSQPRDDSEDELDVPPQATSSNGQEEAPPTTDPSLGAAVEAADNRGLEEILGSIPPPPPPAMTNEPGAPRLMITHLVNRNFKSYAGEQILGPFHKRFSCIIGPNGSGKSNVIDSMLFVFGYRAQKIRSKKLSVMIHSSDKHKDVQSCTVEVHFQKITDKEGDDYEVIPNSKFYVSRTANKDNSSTYHINGKKATFKEVGALLRGHGIDLDHNRFLILQGEVEQIAMMKPKGQTEHDEGMLEYLEDIIGSCRLKEPIQTLARRIELLNEQRGEKLNRVKLVEKEKNALEGERNKAVEFLTLENDIFKLKSQLSQYYIHDLHKRVVDKEQEKQKILEDTKELTEKNTKISKETENMNQELKNVEKKQNKLNKYIETQKEKFTQLDLQDVEVREKIKHSKSKNKKLQKQLEKDKEKLEEVRGVPASSEKAISEATVSKEELEKQKVKQEEKLKEVMESLKEETSGLQQDKETKEKELMELSKAVNETRSRMDIAQSELDIYLSRHNTALTQLNTAKQTLQTTSDTLRERRAAIKDLEVKIPEKEQELKKDEGELEQLMKMDNDTREVVREMRQKVDEAKSSLSSNRSRGKVLDALMQQKKRGVIPGIFGRLGDLGAIEEKFDVAISSSCGALDNIVVDTIDTAQKCVTFLKEQNIGVATFIGLDKMKTWERNMAPIRTPEECPRLFDMVRVKDQSVLPAFYFALRDTLVAQDMEQATRMAFQKDKRWRVVTLRGQIIEMAGTMTGGGRVMKGRMGSCLGTEVSQEELDRMESKLSEKVSKLQGCQERKLQLEENIQRLRPQLRDMKNTLEKYAKSMTSLADQETHLKRQMKELEANVIAAAPDKAKQKQMEKSQDAFKKDFDAASSKAGKVENEVKRLHNLIVDINSHKLKAQQDKLDKVNKELDDCSSTITKAQVAIKTADRNLKKCEESVSRVQLELEENGKSMAEFTEQLKKLEEEAGEVMKACQEAEAELPEVQEQYQGVLKEIKALQQQEHALQEESLSVRLRVEQIETTITEHNNKIKHWQKEASKLSLHTIEDKPAEELPVLTPAELEEISNPNVIINKMMRSETQCAQMKPNLGAIVEYKKKEELYLQRVAQLDEITTERDQFKRGYEELRKRRLNEFMTGFNMITNKLKENYQMLTLGGDAELELVDSLDPFSEGIMFSVRPPKKSWKKIFNLSGGEKTLSSLALVFALHHYKPTPLYFMDEIDAALDFKNVSIVACYIYEQTKNAQFIIISLRNNMFEIADRLIGIYKTHNTTESVGINPKTIVFKEHDAVTA